From the genome of Prunus persica cultivar Lovell chromosome G8, Prunus_persica_NCBIv2, whole genome shotgun sequence:
CATATAAACTGTCCTTGAATATTCCTTCCATGGCCTTCCCAGATAAGTCTTGGTACTGCTGTTGCTCGAGGCCAAATCGTCAGCAGCCCTTATAGTACAATTGTGAATCGAAGTGCCCGTGTTTTGATTCGGATCGGTTCGACCCTGAGCTGTGATGGCATTGAATTGGCCACTCATTGGCAGCCTGGGATATAAGTTGCAATTTTGGAAAACAACTGCAGCATTTCCAAATATGAAGTCTACCGTGCCATAGATGTCGCATTCTCTATAGAATTGCCTCAGAGAATGCGTGTATAAGGTGTCTTGGTACGCTTCGAAGCTGCAGCTATAGAATGTGGACAGATCAGCACCGTTTCGAACTGCAACCGCTTGGTGCTTGATTGCTCCCGCAGTGTTACGGAAGGTCATGTTCACTGCTACAAATCCAGGTGCAGTTACAGCTGCAATATTCATGTACAAATTCTAGTAAGATACTAATAAGCATGTTTGATATGTATGAGATTCAAACATATACACAATCAAATGGTCCTGATTAATTTAGAgtcttttaatttgttgtagtTTAAGACTTACCAAATGTTGCAGAGTTGAAAGTTGTCCACCCATCAACGACGCTTCGGTTGCCGGTGAGAATGGTCTGGTTGATGCCGTCCCCGACCATCATCAAATACCTCTTATTTTTAGCAATGGAGACGTACTCTTCATAAACACCAGCGGTGACATAGATCAAGAAGTAGCCGTTAGTTGAGGCAGAGTTGTTTGGGGCTGCAGCAATGGCGTCATTGATGGTGGAGAAGTTTCCGGTTCCATTCTGGCTCACCGTCACGACTTCACTCACCAAAACCCCATCATCCTCCGTCTCCGTTTGAAGCAGCTTTCTCTTGGTGACGCCCTCGTAAACGGCACGTGTTCGGCTCGACATTTTGAGCGGCAGGCGTCCGTTTTTGAAGCCTCGCTGCTTCCTGGTGGGCTTCCACGTAGcagatttcttcttcttgggcACCCAACCCTTGGTGAAAAGGGCAAGGGAGACGCTGTAGAACTTGGTGTCGTTGGGTGCAGAGAGGCCAGTTTTCAAACTCCAAGCAGAAGCTGTGGATTGAATGCCGTCCAAACAGGTTTGCTGGTTGGTGAGAATGGCGCTAAGAGAAGTTTGGACGTCGTCTGCTTTGAGATTAGAGAGAGTCTTGCTAGTCTTATTGACGGTTTCAAAACTGTTTAGCAAAAAGTCCATGTTGAGCCCGGCAAGCAACCTGCAGTCTTCTAGAGCACGGACTGCGGTCAGGGACAAACTGGACCGGCGTTTAAGATATTTGTCGACTAAGTTTAAGAATTTACGGGACTGAGATAACGATTTCCGGACCGAGAACCGGCCGTAGTAGTAAACATTTTCAGCAGTTTGGTTGTGAGGAAGCACAGATTTGCAAAAAGAAGGGTCAGGGGTGGACTTGCAAATGGTGCCTGCAGAGACTGGGCTTGAAGAGTTATCCGCAGCCAAAGATAGAGaggaaaataaaggaaaaaggatGAAAAATGAAGCAATGATGAGCTTAGAATAAGCCATTGGATTTGAAATGGAATTGTGCTATTAGTGGAATGGAGTTGCTACGTTATGGGTCGggttcaaatatatatagggGGTCGAGAGTCGAGACGACAGAGAGCTGAATATATTATTGGCGTATTACTTAATAACATGGTCGCTGgagtaaattaaaaaaaatttggtgggcacttgtatttatttatgaggTCAACTCAATTGGGAGACTTTGTGGAATGCGCGTTTTGATCTTGGACTATGCGTCGCCAGTGGCCGAAACAAGCTGTTGTGCAAATTTTGATTTCCGGGTTCTCTGTGTTATTGTTTACGGTAACTTACCTTGTTAATTTCATAAGTTTATAATGAATAAAACTTTGATGTAACATGTttcatattcttttcttcttatttcacatgtttcatgttcttttcttctgcgtttaaaggaaaattaaagaaacagaaaaagcaATTAAGAAGATGGTGCAACAAATCCTTTTCCTTTGAGTTTGGATTGACAGTGGCTCATTTGGTAATTAATTGGTTTAACACTTGGATACAATGGTGCCATTTGTCAACAGTGGGGTAGGTGCCAGCCTGATTGGTGACATCCAAAGGTTAGATGGATATCAATCTCTCCAGATTTAtatgtaaaaagaaatttcttcCAGATTTTGTCTCTTTAAGAATTTTCAATTCGATATTCTTCTGGTAGTGGGTGTAGTTTTAAATTGGATGGGGAAATTATTGTCAACTAACCCATAACATATCATTATCCTGCTGCGCTTAACATTGCAATATATGGATTAAcgtaattaaattttgaaattaaaaaagtttAATTAGTATGCATGTCACAGtgcagaaaagaagaaaagtttatTAAGATAAACTAATCAATAcaaggagaaaagaagaaaagtttatTGGAGTTCCATTGGTGACGGTGGATTTTGACTATATTTTTCTATGGTACGTTATATTGACAAATGACGACGGTGTGTTTGGAAGTATGCATGTATTCATGTATGGTTTGGTTTAAACAATCATGGAAGGACACATGTCTCTCACTTACTTCCTAAAATCCTTGTTGGCCAAAAGCAAAACCATTCAATGAATCAAAAGATAAATGACGCAACGTGACAACGT
Proteins encoded in this window:
- the LOC18768564 gene encoding probable pectinesterase/pectinesterase inhibitor 7 — translated: MAYSKLIIASFFILFPLFSSLSLAADNSSSPVSAGTICKSTPDPSFCKSVLPHNQTAENVYYYGRFSVRKSLSQSRKFLNLVDKYLKRRSSLSLTAVRALEDCRLLAGLNMDFLLNSFETVNKTSKTLSNLKADDVQTSLSAILTNQQTCLDGIQSTASAWSLKTGLSAPNDTKFYSVSLALFTKGWVPKKKKSATWKPTRKQRGFKNGRLPLKMSSRTRAVYEGVTKRKLLQTETEDDGVLVSEVVTVSQNGTGNFSTINDAIAAAPNNSASTNGYFLIYVTAGVYEEYVSIAKNKRYLMMVGDGINQTILTGNRSVVDGWTTFNSATFAVTAPGFVAVNMTFRNTAGAIKHQAVAVRNGADLSTFYSCSFEAYQDTLYTHSLRQFYRECDIYGTVDFIFGNAAVVFQNCNLYPRLPMSGQFNAITAQGRTDPNQNTGTSIHNCTIRAADDLASSNSSTKTYLGRPWKEYSRTVYMQSYIDSVVDPAGWRAWDGEFALSTLYYAEYNNTGPGSNTTSRVTWPGYHVINATDAANFTVTNFLLGDDWLPQTGVPYTGGLI